In the Drosophila virilis strain 15010-1051.87 chromosome 4, Dvir_AGI_RSII-ME, whole genome shotgun sequence genome, tatagtcaaaatttaccacccccataactcggtcaaatttcatccgattttcacgagacttgtttttttcttaatggttttacctctagaataatcgggcattaaaatctgaacaccgattttttagtcgaaattcatgtccaaatcttaccccaagattcgtatatagacatgggtcaaaatttaccacccccataactcggtcaaatttcatccgattttcacgagacttgtattttttttaatggttttacctctagaataatcgggcattaaaatctgaacaccgattttttagtcgaaattcatgtccaaatcttaccccaagattcgtatatagacatgggtcaaaatttaccacccccataactcggtcaaattttatccgattttcacgagacttgtatttttttcaatcgttttacctctagaataatcgggcatttaaatctgaacaccgattttttagtcgaaattcatgtccaaatcttaccccaagatttgtatatagacatggttcaaaatttaccacccccataactcggtcaaatttcatccgattttcacgagacttGTATTTTTCTcaatggttttacctctaaaataatcgggcattaaaatctgaacaccgatattttagtcgaaattcatgtccaaatcttaccccaagattcgtatatagacatgggtcaaaatctaccacccccataactcggtcaaatttcatccgattttcacgagacttgtatttttcttaatggttttacctctagaataatcgggcattaatatctgaacaccgattttttagtcaaaattcatgtccaaatcttaccccaaaattcgtatatagacatggttcaaaatttaccacccccataactcggtcaaatttcatccgattttcacgagacttGTATTTTTCTcaatggttttacctctaaaATAATCGGTCATTATTATCTGAACACCGatattttagtcgaaattcatgtccaaatcttaccccaagattcgtatattgacatgggtcaaaatataccacccccataactcggtcaaatttcatccgattttcacgagacttGTATTTTTCTcaatggttttacctctagaataatcgggcattaaaatctgaacaccgattttgtagtcgaaattcatgtccaaatcttaccccaagattcgtatatagacatgggtcaaaatttaccacccccataactcggtcaaatttcatcagattttcacgagacttgtatttttcttaatggtttttcctctagaataatcgggcattaaaatctgaacaccgattttttagtcgaaattcatgtccaaatcttaccccaagattcgtatatagacatgggtcaaaatttaccacccccataactcggtcaaatttcatacgattttcacgagacttgtatttttctaaatggttttacctctagaataatcgggcattaaaatctgaacaccgattttttagtcgaaattcatgtccaaatcttaccccaagattcgtatatagacatgggtcaaaatttaccacccccataactcggtcaaatttcatccgattttcacgagacttgtatttttctaaatggttttacctctagaataatcgggcattaaaatctgaacaccgattttttagtcgaaattcatgtccaaatcttaccccaagattcgtatatagacatgggtcaaaatttaccacccccataactcggtcaaatttcatccgattttcacgagacttgtatttttcttaatggtttttcctctagaataatcgggcattaaaatctgaacaccgattttttagtcgaaattcatgtccaaatcttaccccaagattcgtatatagacatgggtcaaaatttaccacccccatagcTCGGTAAAATTTCAACCGAGTTTATAAGATTTGACTTTTTTACAGTTTTCTGCTCTGGTCATGGGAAAATTCCGGCAGAAACTCTTTTacatgtttttaattttttaaatttacactATTTAATTAGCACATTTTTTTAGAACTTACCGCTGTTCAGGCTAGTCTCCAGTAGGGCCGAGTCGTAGTGACTAAATGGAGTCCACACAAACTTGCCATCCACGATGCGTTTGTAAAACCAATGAGGCAGAACGGGCGTATAAACCTGGTAAGACAAGTCGGAAATAATTATCAGGTAATTGCAaatagctatatgataagaCTAGTCTGTTGCTGATAAGATGATTTGGAGAGAATATCGTGAAATACGAACGAATAGGTTCTATGAAGATAAGTTTGGAATACTTTTGCACAGATACAAACAGAAGCACATTATAATTAATACATATGATTGCTAGGAGTTTCATTTCATGACACAGtgatggcaaaaagaaaatagttGACTTACGATTGTATCGACTGGTGGCACTATAGCCACACTCTTATCGTTTGCCATGGTCAGCTGTTGCAGGATTTCTTCAGGTAGTTCGCCCTGTGGTAACTGACGTAGATATTCCGCCTGACGCTCGGGTTGATGAACGCTTATTGGATTTGGGTTTGCCGGCGCTGCTGTCGAGAACTCCGAACAGGCGGACGATGGCGGCTCGACTTGATTTGAGACAGATGTTTGCGAGCGTTGCTCGAACTGTTTGGTGGGCAAGCCGCTGTGAACAAGATCGTATTTGAGTTCACCTGGTGCGGCTGGCTGATCCTGCAGCGGTGGATTGTTAAAGAAGTTCTGTATGCGTTGATCCTCCTGTTGTCCCTGCCCGCCAGCGGCAAAATGATCAAAGAAATTGGCCGAGTTACAGCCAGTcagcggctgtggctgtgcgGCTGGCACTGCTGCCTCTCCTGTGCCACCAAAATAGCCAGAAAATGAGTTTAAACTAGAATTTTGATAGTTATTGCCGATTGAATTTTGGGTATGCTGTGTGGCTTGCTGCGAATCGCTGATTAGTTGCTCAAAGCCAAGTGCCTGAGTGGTTTGGCTCGTGGCCGCGTCCCCTAGAGGCGGCTCCTCTATCAATGCTGGCGGTGCAACGCCACTCGCCGGCGGCAACTCTGGAAACTGAGCGGCCACCTGCTGGGTTGCCTCTTGCGGTGATCCGAAAAAGTTGCAATCAGCGCTGTTCGCGGCAGGCGTAAAGAAGCTGAGCAAGGGCGAAGGAGCAACTGATGAAGTTGCGGTTGCGGCTGATTCGATGGTTTTGCGGAATGGATTTGCCTGTGAGGAGGCGTCCGGCTGCTTACTGCttggtgggcgtggcggcgGTGCTAGAGCTGTGACAGTTTCTGTCTCTGGCAGCACAGGCTCAATGGTCTGTGCCTCGAAGAGACCGTTGGCGTTCGGTTGAGTGTCCGGTGCCACAAATCCTATTGGCGGCGGCAATAGCTCCTGTGGCAGAGGCGTTGTGACTGACTGTGCGAAAGGATTAAAGAACGTTGTGGTTGTCTGAGTGTTAAGTGCGGCGCTGAGTTGCTCCGCCTGTGCTGGCGGACTAAACAAATTGCCTGGATCCGTTGTTCGGAGCGCTGCTGAATCTTTATCTTCTTGTGCTGTTTCACCTATTATCTGTGGCGCAAAAAGACTGGTGACGGTAAGGATTGGCTGTGGAGCgcttgctgctactgctgaaGCGAGTTTCTCATTCGTTGTGTCTACGTCTACTGCATCTACTAGTCCTTGTGGGTTAAGGCCCTCACCCTGCTGCGCCTCAGCCTTAGTTGCTGCTGAAGATGCTCGTACTAATCCTTGATCAAAATCAGTGGACACACTGCTGGGCACGATTTGTGCTGGCGGATATACGGCAAGTCCTTGCGACACTTCTTGAACGAATGTAGTCTTAAGGACTTCTTGGCTTGGCTCTGGTTTGGTTGATGTGCCGCTTTGTTCTTCTGGAGTGAAGAGTGCTTGTGTTGCCGGTGTATTTTCGTGTCCTGATTCCGGTGGTGGGTTTGTGTCTAGAGCTCTAGCAGCCACTTGTGGAGTGAAGAGTGGTGCTGTGGGTCCTTGTGGATATATGGGAACTTCCTCAATGGATGCGGCTGAAAGTGACTCTTCTTGTGGTTGAGCTGAAGAGCTGTTGGACTCTGTAACCTGTGTATGCGGCGTCAAGTGGGTGCTGGTTGTATTTGCTTGTGATAAAGAGAGTTCTTGTGAAGCTGCCGATCTGGGAAAGAGATTGACTTTCTGGTCTGAATCGGATGTTCCTGACACAGGTGTAAAATATGAAGCAGCTGGTGCCGATGCTTCCTCAGCTTGCGCTGGCTGAAAGAGTTCCGTTCCTGTGTTTGTTTGTGGAGTAAAGAGCGAAGCTGGTGGCGCCGTTggggttgctgctgcagccgcaaaCAGAGGAGCTTCCCGGCTTACTGGTGCGAAAATTGGAGGTGGAGGTGCATATAGAGCAGCTTCTGCTGACTGTGCTCCAGCAAAAGGAGTAAATATGGCCGCGGGTGCTGCTGGGTTTGCAAATGGCCCGCCCGTAAATGCTGTCTGCTGACCAGCGAATGCTGTCGGTGCCGCAGTTTCCTGTGCTGTCAATGGACTCTTGTAGAGTCGCGTACCCTTCTGCAGGCGATACGAGGACTGTGTAGGCCCGGCAGCTGGTGGAGGTCCTGCTACCGCTGATGCTGATCCAAATGCCGGAGTGCTCTCGACTAAAGCCGGTGGCACAGCGACCGTCGGTGGATGAGCGACTGTCTGGGGCAGGGATACCGGCGTTGGTTGGGCAACGGCTGGTGGCTGGGCAGCTGTGGCTGGCGTAAAGAAACCACCAGCTGTGGGCGGTGTGGCGGACTCTGGGATTGCAGCAACTATGGAAGGATTAAAGAAACCTCCAACTTGGGGTGGGGCTTCAGTAGGTGCAAAATAACCAGTAGCAGAGGTCGGCGCTGCTGAGGCTGGCGTAAAAAAGTTTGTTGATGGCTGCGGGACAGACGCGGGGGCTGTGCTAATGTCAAAGTAGCCACCGGAATTCGCAGGATAGCTGACAGCTGGTGATGGCTCGTTGGTTCTGCCTGTGGCCGATTGCACGAGACCCGAGATATTCTGTAGTACGCCAGTAGGCACCAGACTGGTGAGCGAAAAAAGACCACCAACTGACTTGCGTTCCTCTTGAACGGGTGGTGCAGCCGGATTAAATGCGTCCGCCGGTGGCTGTGGCGAATATGGTGGTGTTTGGAGGGGCGTAGCAGCTGGcactggctgctgttgctgttcggAGAGCCCTGGTATGGGCGCGTATAGCTTCTTTCTGGCGCTAATGCGATATGTATTCTGTCCACCTGATGTGGGCGGCACGGGCAAGCTGCTAGCTCCTAAGCTGGACACCTCTGTGGGCGCATAGAATTTTGGCGGTTCTGGTGCAGCTTCACCGAAAAGAGCCGGTGGTGCGGCGTAAAATGGAGCAGGTGCAACAGCTGCCGGTGGCTGCTGATTCGCTTGTTGTATATAAGTTGGTTGTATGTCCAGTTGAGGCTGTGTAGGGGTCGCCTCGTCCGTCTCCCGAGCGCCCGCGTATATGCGTTTCGAGAACGTAGCAAATACGTTAGATGCCACCGAGGGCAGCGCTCCAAATGAAGACGCCGCCTGGCTAAGCAATGAATCTGCAGCAAGTGGCGGCTCTAGCAACGGATTTGCATTCGCGTCCGCGCTGCTCTGATAGGGATTGATGGATGCGTTCGCTGTCGCTGagtcgtcgctgctgctggcattcAAGTTGATCTCGTCAAGCGTTTCGTTATCGTCAATAATTGAGGGCTGTCCAACGGTCACCAGGGTTTTGGGCTCTGCAAGTTATATAAAAAGGTAATCAAATGAATTATGCTCAAACTTTAAGTTTCCGGCTACCCAATATGCTAATCAACATTAACGCGGCCTCAAACAGGTTGTTATCTAGTGCTCAGTCAGAGACTATGCTAAAGCGGAACAGCTACTCAAAGTCAACAATCAATATCATAATTACCTGTCAATAGAATTTTCTAGactgaattaaatattttttttttatatttttatgccaTTCCCAAAACATTATCAATACTTTCTAGCCGTATTTTTATGCC is a window encoding:
- the PAPLA1 gene encoding pneumococcal serine-rich repeat protein isoform X2, whose amino-acid sequence is MSERSKGDVSRVNNNANRIVKNPLLSASVTGLTFDDFPNKPVLLPAAPPVVHASPPQPTSALIAGILNREPKTLVTVGQPSIIDDNETLDEINLNASSSDDSATANASINPYQSSADANANPLLEPPLAADSLLSQAASSFGALPSVASNVFATFSKRIYAGARETDEATPTQPQLDIQPTYIQQANQQPPAAVAPAPFYAAPPALFGEAAPEPPKFYAPTEVSSLGASSLPVPPTSGGQNTYRISARKKLYAPIPGLSEQQQQPVPAATPLQTPPYSPQPPADAFNPAAPPVQEERKSVGGLFSLTSLVPTGVLQNISGLVQSATGRTNEPSPAVSYPANSGGYFDISTAPASVPQPSTNFFTPASAAPTSATGYFAPTEAPPQVGGFFNPSIVAAIPESATPPTAGGFFTPATAAQPPAVAQPTPVSLPQTVAHPPTVAVPPALVESTPAFGSASAVAGPPPAAGPTQSSYRLQKGTRLYKSPLTAQETAAPTAFAGQQTAFTGGPFANPAAPAAIFTPFAGAQSAEAALYAPPPPIFAPVSREAPLFAAAAATPTAPPASLFTPQTNTGTELFQPAQAEEASAPAASYFTPVSGTSDSDQKVNLFPRSAASQELSLSQANTTSTHLTPHTQVTESNSSSAQPQEESLSAASIEEVPIYPQGPTAPLFTPQVAARALDTNPPPESGHENTPATQALFTPEEQSGTSTKPEPSQEVLKTTFVQEVSQGLAVYPPAQIVPSSVSTDFDQGLVRASSAATKAEAQQGEGLNPQGLVDAVDVDTTNEKLASAVAASAPQPILTVTSLFAPQIIGETAQEDKDSAALRTTDPGNLFSPPAQAEQLSAALNTQTTTTFFNPFAQSVTTPLPQELLPPPIGFVAPDTQPNANGLFEAQTIEPVLPETETVTALAPPPRPPSSKQPDASSQANPFRKTIESAATATSSVAPSPLLSFFTPAANSADCNFFGSPQEATQQVAAQFPELPPASGVAPPALIEEPPLGDAATSQTTQALGFEQLISDSQQATQHTQNSIGNNYQNSSLNSFSGYFGGTGEAAVPAAQPQPLTGCNSANFFDHFAAGGQGQQEDQRIQNFFNNPPLQDQPAAPGELKYDLVHSGLPTKQFEQRSQTSVSNQVEPPSSACSEFSTAAPANPNPISVHQPERQAEYLRQLPQGELPEEILQQLTMANDKSVAIVPPVDTIVYTPVLPHWFYKRIVDGKFVWTPFSHYDSALLETSLNSDDADSLSIVPVEGGRYDVNIKERTKTPVFWEGKAIEVRRCSWFYKAGDGKYVPYAEQTAAALEEEYKRATETNEWHKKIPLANGEQVTMHGPSVIVHFMPPSNADTWGGSVQSSTRPLVVKRDLNDFKIQQGESQRVDHLLFMVHGIGSACDLKMRNVEEVVDDFRNIAQQLVQSHYKNSTDMGLVGRVEVLPIEWHGHLHSEELGIDEKLKSITLESIPRLRNFTNDTLLDVLFYTSPKYCQKIMNTVADALNEVYLKYRMRHPEFNGGVSLAGHSLGSLILFDLLCHQEPLKESEEENKENPDQLPQKQGTELKHVQIPNNDQMLPKQVSYAMGMGMAGTGQPVINYTQLIFHPKKFFALGSPIGMFVTIRGIDKLGLDFRLPTCPGFYNIFHPFDPVAYRIEALVNPDMKGIRPVLIPHHKGRKRMHLELKETMTRVGADIKQRFMDTFKTTLDSVNFLATVTKVKKEAEESLEKEIHSSSSQVFQEPSEGQDELSTTTTSTKGRNRTDSESTTASDPEFVELDFPLGKLNDSKRVDYVLQEAPLEFINEYIFALSSHVCYWGSEDTILFVMKEIYAGLGISTDSQVPQQSMTIERPSSRNSSASQSLLPIKIIQRIFKMCNANLVNGFMKFRSLALSE
- the PAPLA1 gene encoding pneumococcal serine-rich repeat protein isoform X3, yielding MSERSKGDVSRVNNNANRIVKNPLLSASVTGLTFDDFPNKPVLLPAAPPVVHASPPQPTSALIAGILNREPKTLVTVGQPSIIDDNETLDEINLNASSSDDSATANASINPYQSSADANANPLLEPPLAADSLLSQAASSFGALPSVASNVFATFSKRIYAGARETDEATPTQPQLDIQPTYIQQANQQPPAAVAPAPFYAAPPALFGEAAPEPPKFYAPTEVSSLGASSLPVPPTSGGQNTYRISARKKLYAPIPGLSEQQQQPVPAATPLQTPPYSPQPPADAFNPAAPPVQEERKSVGGLFSLTSLVPTGVLQNISGLVQSATGRTNEPSPAVSYPANSGGYFDISTAPASVPQPSTNFFTPASAAPTSATGYFAPTEAPPQVGGFFNPSIVAAIPESATPPTAGGFFTPATAAQPPAVAQPTPVSLPQTVAHPPTVAVPPALVESTPAFGSASAVAGPPPAAGPTQSSYRLQKGTRLYKSPLTAQETAAPTAFAGQQTAFTGGPFANPAAPAAIFTPFAGAQSAEAALYAPPPPIFAPVSREAPLFAAAAATPTAPPASLFTPQTNTGTELFQPAQAEEASAPAASYFTPVSGTSDSDQKVNLFPRSAASQELSLSQANTTSTHLTPHTQVTESNSSSAQPQEESLSAASIEEVPIYPQGPTAPLFTPQVAARALDTNPPPESGHENTPATQALFTPEEQSGTSTKPEPSQEVLKTTFVQEVSQGLAVYPPAQIVPSSVSTDFDQGLVRASSAATKAEAQQGEGLNPQGLVDAVDVDTTNEKLASAVAASAPQPILTVTSLFAPQIIGETAQEDKDSAALRTTDPGNLFSPPAQAEQLSAALNTQTTTTFFNPFAQSVTTPLPQELLPPPIGFVAPDTQPNANGLFEAQTIEPVLPETETVTALAPPPRPPSSKQPDASSQANPFRKTIESAATATSSVAPSPLLSFFTPAANSADCNFFGSPQEATQQVAAQFPELPPASGVAPPALIEEPPLGDAATSQTTQALGFEQLISDSQQATQHTQNSIGNNYQNSSLNSFSGYFGGTGEAAVPAAQPQPLTGCNSANFFDHFAAGGQGQQEDQRIQNFFNNPPLQDQPAAPGELKYDLVHSGLPTKQFEQRSQTSVSNQVEPPSSACSEFSTAAPANPNPISVHQPERQAEYLRQLPQGELPEEILQQLTMANDKSVAIVPPVDTIVYTPVLPHWFYKRIVDGKFVWTPFSHYDSALLETSLNSDDADSLSIVPVEGGRYDVNIKERTKTPVFWEGKAIEVRRCSWFYKAGDGKYVPYAEQTAAALEEEYKRATETNEWHKKIPLANGEQVTMHGPSVIVHFMPPSNADTWGGSVQSSTRPLVVKRDLNDFKIQQGESQRVDHLLFMVHGIGSACDLKMRNVEEVVDDFRNIAQQLVQSHYKNSTDMGLVGRVEVLPIEWHGHLHSEELGIDEKLKSITLESIPRLRNFTNDTLLDVLFYTSPKYCQKIMNTVADALNEVYLKYRMRHPEFNGGVSLAGHSLGSLILFDLLCHQEPLKESEEENKLNFWQENPDQLPQKQGTELKHVQIPNNDQMLPKQVSYAMGMGMAGTGQPVINYTQLIFHPKKFFALGSPIGMFVTIRGIDKLGLDFRLPTCPGFYNIFHPFDPVAYRIEALVNPDMKGIRPVLIPHHKGRKRMHLELKETMTRVGADIKQRFMDTFKTTLDSVNFLATVTKVKKEAEESLEKEIHSSSSQVFQEPSEGQDELSTTTTSTKGRNRTDSESTTASDPEFVELDFPLGKLNDSKRVDYVLQEAPLEFINEYIFALSSHVCYWGSEDTILFVMKEIYAGLGISTDSQVPQQSMTIERPSSRNSSASQSLLPM
- the PAPLA1 gene encoding pneumococcal serine-rich repeat protein isoform X4; this encodes MSERSKGDVSRVNNNANRIVKNPLLSASVTGLTFDDFPNKPVLLPAAPPVVHASPPQPTSALIAGILNREPKTLVTVGQPSIIDDNETLDEINLNASSSDDSATANASINPYQSSADANANPLLEPPLAADSLLSQAASSFGALPSVASNVFATFSKRIYAGARETDEATPTQPQLDIQPTYIQQANQQPPAAVAPAPFYAAPPALFGEAAPEPPKFYAPTEVSSLGASSLPVPPTSGGQNTYRISARKKLYAPIPGLSEQQQQPVPAATPLQTPPYSPQPPADAFNPAAPPVQEERKSVGGLFSLTSLVPTGVLQNISGLVQSATGRTNEPSPAVSYPANSGGYFDISTAPASVPQPSTNFFTPASAAPTSATGYFAPTEAPPQVGGFFNPSIVAAIPESATPPTAGGFFTPATAAQPPAVAQPTPVSLPQTVAHPPTVAVPPALVESTPAFGSASAVAGPPPAAGPTQSSYRLQKGTRLYKSPLTAQETAAPTAFAGQQTAFTGGPFANPAAPAAIFTPFAGAQSAEAALYAPPPPIFAPVSREAPLFAAAAATPTAPPASLFTPQTNTGTELFQPAQAEEASAPAASYFTPVSGTSDSDQKVNLFPRSAASQELSLSQANTTSTHLTPHTQVTESNSSSAQPQEESLSAASIEEVPIYPQGPTAPLFTPQVAARALDTNPPPESGHENTPATQALFTPEEQSGTSTKPEPSQEVLKTTFVQEVSQGLAVYPPAQIVPSSVSTDFDQGLVRASSAATKAEAQQGEGLNPQGLVDAVDVDTTNEKLASAVAASAPQPILTVTSLFAPQIIGETAQEDKDSAALRTTDPGNLFSPPAQAEQLSAALNTQTTTTFFNPFAQSVTTPLPQELLPPPIGFVAPDTQPNANGLFEAQTIEPVLPETETVTALAPPPRPPSSKQPDASSQANPFRKTIESAATATSSVAPSPLLSFFTPAANSADCNFFGSPQEATQQVAAQFPELPPASGVAPPALIEEPPLGDAATSQTTQALGFEQLISDSQQATQHTQNSIGNNYQNSSLNSFSGYFGGTGEAAVPAAQPQPLTGCNSANFFDHFAAGGQGQQEDQRIQNFFNNPPLQDQPAAPGELKYDLVHSGLPTKQFEQRSQTSVSNQVEPPSSACSEFSTAAPANPNPISVHQPERQAEYLRQLPQGELPEEILQQLTMANDKSVAIVPPVDTIVYTPVLPHWFYKRIVDGKFVWTPFSHYDSALLETSLNSDDADSLSIVPVEGGRYDVNIKERTKTPVFWEGKAIEVRRCSWFYKAGDGKYVPYAEQTAAALEEEYKRATETNEWHKKIPLANGEQVTMHGPSVIVHFMPPSNADTWGGSVQSSTRPLVVKRDLNDFKIQQGESQRVDHLLFMVHGIGSACDLKMRNVEEVVDDFRNIAQQLVQSHYKNSTDMGLVGRVEVLPIEWHGHLHSEELGIDEKLKSITLESIPRLRNFTNDTLLDVLFYTSPKYCQKIMNTVADALNEVYLKYRMRHPEFNGGVSLAGHSLGSLILFDLLCHQEPLKESEEENKENPDQLPQKQGTELKHVQIPNNDQMLPKQVSYAMGMGMAGTGQPVINYTQLIFHPKKFFALGSPIGMFVTIRGIDKLGLDFRLPTCPGFYNIFHPFDPVAYRIEALVNPDMKGIRPVLIPHHKGRKRMHLELKETMTRVGADIKQRFMDTFKTTLDSVNFLATVTKVKKEAEESLEKEIHSSSSQVFQEPSEGQDELSTTTTSTKGRNRTDSESTTASDPEFVELDFPLGKLNDSKRVDYVLQEAPLEFINEYIFALSSHVCYWGSEDTILFVMKEIYAGLGISTDSQVPQQSMTIERPSSRNSSASQSLLPM
- the PAPLA1 gene encoding pneumococcal serine-rich repeat protein isoform X1, translating into MSERSKGDVSRVNNNANRIVKNPLLSASVTGLTFDDFPNKPVLLPAAPPVVHASPPQPTSALIAGILNREPKTLVTVGQPSIIDDNETLDEINLNASSSDDSATANASINPYQSSADANANPLLEPPLAADSLLSQAASSFGALPSVASNVFATFSKRIYAGARETDEATPTQPQLDIQPTYIQQANQQPPAAVAPAPFYAAPPALFGEAAPEPPKFYAPTEVSSLGASSLPVPPTSGGQNTYRISARKKLYAPIPGLSEQQQQPVPAATPLQTPPYSPQPPADAFNPAAPPVQEERKSVGGLFSLTSLVPTGVLQNISGLVQSATGRTNEPSPAVSYPANSGGYFDISTAPASVPQPSTNFFTPASAAPTSATGYFAPTEAPPQVGGFFNPSIVAAIPESATPPTAGGFFTPATAAQPPAVAQPTPVSLPQTVAHPPTVAVPPALVESTPAFGSASAVAGPPPAAGPTQSSYRLQKGTRLYKSPLTAQETAAPTAFAGQQTAFTGGPFANPAAPAAIFTPFAGAQSAEAALYAPPPPIFAPVSREAPLFAAAAATPTAPPASLFTPQTNTGTELFQPAQAEEASAPAASYFTPVSGTSDSDQKVNLFPRSAASQELSLSQANTTSTHLTPHTQVTESNSSSAQPQEESLSAASIEEVPIYPQGPTAPLFTPQVAARALDTNPPPESGHENTPATQALFTPEEQSGTSTKPEPSQEVLKTTFVQEVSQGLAVYPPAQIVPSSVSTDFDQGLVRASSAATKAEAQQGEGLNPQGLVDAVDVDTTNEKLASAVAASAPQPILTVTSLFAPQIIGETAQEDKDSAALRTTDPGNLFSPPAQAEQLSAALNTQTTTTFFNPFAQSVTTPLPQELLPPPIGFVAPDTQPNANGLFEAQTIEPVLPETETVTALAPPPRPPSSKQPDASSQANPFRKTIESAATATSSVAPSPLLSFFTPAANSADCNFFGSPQEATQQVAAQFPELPPASGVAPPALIEEPPLGDAATSQTTQALGFEQLISDSQQATQHTQNSIGNNYQNSSLNSFSGYFGGTGEAAVPAAQPQPLTGCNSANFFDHFAAGGQGQQEDQRIQNFFNNPPLQDQPAAPGELKYDLVHSGLPTKQFEQRSQTSVSNQVEPPSSACSEFSTAAPANPNPISVHQPERQAEYLRQLPQGELPEEILQQLTMANDKSVAIVPPVDTIVYTPVLPHWFYKRIVDGKFVWTPFSHYDSALLETSLNSDDADSLSIVPVEGGRYDVNIKERTKTPVFWEGKAIEVRRCSWFYKAGDGKYVPYAEQTAAALEEEYKRATETNEWHKKIPLANGEQVTMHGPSVIVHFMPPSNADTWGGSVQSSTRPLVVKRDLNDFKIQQGESQRVDHLLFMVHGIGSACDLKMRNVEEVVDDFRNIAQQLVQSHYKNSTDMGLVGRVEVLPIEWHGHLHSEELGIDEKLKSITLESIPRLRNFTNDTLLDVLFYTSPKYCQKIMNTVADALNEVYLKYRMRHPEFNGGVSLAGHSLGSLILFDLLCHQEPLKESEEENKLNFWQENPDQLPQKQGTELKHVQIPNNDQMLPKQVSYAMGMGMAGTGQPVINYTQLIFHPKKFFALGSPIGMFVTIRGIDKLGLDFRLPTCPGFYNIFHPFDPVAYRIEALVNPDMKGIRPVLIPHHKGRKRMHLELKETMTRVGADIKQRFMDTFKTTLDSVNFLATVTKVKKEAEESLEKEIHSSSSQVFQEPSEGQDELSTTTTSTKGRNRTDSESTTASDPEFVELDFPLGKLNDSKRVDYVLQEAPLEFINEYIFALSSHVCYWGSEDTILFVMKEIYAGLGISTDSQVPQQSMTIERPSSRNSSASQSLLPIKIIQRIFKMCNANLVNGFMKFRSLALSE